One window of Robiginitalea biformata HTCC2501 genomic DNA carries:
- a CDS encoding DUF3467 domain-containing protein, translating into MADKPEKQQQKQINIELDEQTAEGIYSNLAIINHSVSEFVVDFISMMPGRPKAKVKSRIVLTPQHAKKFLKALGENVQRFEQAHGPIKDYEQPPIPINFGPTGEA; encoded by the coding sequence ATGGCAGATAAACCGGAGAAACAACAGCAGAAGCAAATCAACATCGAGCTGGATGAGCAAACCGCCGAGGGTATCTATTCAAACCTGGCCATCATCAACCACTCGGTCTCTGAATTTGTAGTGGATTTTATCAGCATGATGCCCGGACGGCCAAAGGCCAAGGTGAAGAGCCGCATTGTGCTCACGCCCCAGCACGCCAAGAAGTTCCTCAAGGCGCTGGGCGAGAACGTGCAGCGATTTGAGCAGGCCCATGGGCCCATCAAGGATTACGAGCAACCACCCATCCCGATCAATTTCGGGCCCACGGGGGAGGCTTGA
- the rpoC gene encoding DNA-directed RNA polymerase subunit beta' — protein MARLKDNTQIKRFNKISIGLASPEAILAESRGEVLKPETINYRTHKPERDGLFCERIFGPVKDYECACGKYKRIRYRGIVCDRCGVEVTEKKVRRDRVGHINLVVPVAHIWYFRSLPNKIGYLLGLPSKKLDMIIYYERYVVIQPGIAKGPDGEEIQPMDFLTEEEYLNILETIPPENQYLEDSDPNKFIAKMGAECLIDLLSRINLKELSYELRDKANTETSKQRKTEALKRLQVVEALRESQDNRDNNPEWMIMKVIPVIPPELRPLVPLDGGRFATSDLNDLYRRVIIRNNRLKRLMEIKAPEVILRNEKRMLQEAVDSLFDNTRKASAVKTESNRPLKSLSDSLKGKQGRFRQNLLGKRVDYSARSVIVVGPEMKLYECGLPKDMAAELYKPFVIRKLIERGIVKTVKSAKKIIDKKEPVVWDILENVLKGHPVLLNRAPTLHRLGIQAFQPRLIEGKAIRLHPLVCTAFNADFDGDQMAVHLPLGPEAILEAQLLMLASHNILNPANGSPITVPSQDMVLGLYYMTKERKSTKEVPVIGEGLTFYSAEEVEIAYNEKRVNLNASIKVRVKDLNEAGELESKIIETTVGRVLFNSVVPEKAGFINEVLNKKSLRDIIGRILSVTDVPTTAEFLDRIKTMGYDFAFRGGLSFSLGDIIIPKEKHEMIADANEQVDGIMMNYNMGLITNNERYNQVIDVWTSTNAMLTELAMKRIREDQQGFNSVYMMLDSGARGSKEQIRQLTGMRGLMAKPKKSTAGGGEIIENPILSNFKEGLSILEYFISTHGARKGLADTALKTADAGYLTRRLVDVSQDVIINIEDCGTLRGIEVEALRKNEEIVETLGERILGRVSLHDVFDPLTEEKLLEAGQEILEADLQKIANSPIERIEVRSPLTCEAEKGICAKCYGRNLATNKMVQRGEAVGVVAAQSIGEPGTQLTLRTFHVGGIAGNISEDNKLEAKYDGVAEIEDLRTVTGQDSEGNKAEIVISRTSEIKIVDAKTGITLSTNNIPYGSTLHIKDGAKVKKGDIICQWDPYNGVIVSEFPGEIDYENIDQGVTYQVEIDEQTGFQEKVISESRNKKLIPTLHIKDKKGEVLRSYNLPVGSHLMVDNGEKIKEGKILVKIPRKSAKAGDITGGLPRVTELFEARNPSNPAVVSEIDGVVSFGKIKRGNREIIIESKLGEVKKYLVKLSNQILVQENDYVRAGMPLSDGSITPEDILAIKGPSAVQQYLVNEVQEVYRLQGVKINDKHFEVVVRQMMRKVQIQDPGDTIFLENQLVHKDDFIRENDNIFGMKVVTDAGESENLKRGQIVSVRELRDENSILKRADKTLVEGRDAVAATATPILQGITRASLQTKSFISAASFQETTKVLNEAAVSGKIDDLEGLKENVIVGHKIPAGTGMRDYDSIIVGSKEEYDEIMARKEELKF, from the coding sequence ATGGCACGACTAAAGGATAATACACAAATCAAGAGGTTCAACAAGATTTCCATCGGCCTGGCATCGCCCGAAGCCATCCTCGCCGAATCGCGGGGGGAAGTCCTGAAACCTGAAACCATCAACTACCGTACGCACAAGCCGGAGCGGGACGGGCTCTTTTGCGAGCGCATCTTCGGCCCGGTAAAGGATTACGAGTGCGCCTGCGGTAAATATAAGCGGATCCGCTACCGCGGGATCGTCTGCGACCGATGCGGGGTAGAGGTGACCGAGAAAAAGGTCCGTCGCGACCGGGTGGGGCACATCAACCTGGTGGTTCCCGTTGCCCATATCTGGTATTTCCGTTCGCTTCCCAACAAGATCGGCTACCTGCTTGGGCTGCCGTCCAAGAAGCTGGACATGATTATCTATTACGAGCGGTATGTGGTCATCCAGCCGGGCATTGCCAAGGGCCCCGACGGGGAGGAGATCCAGCCCATGGACTTCCTCACCGAGGAGGAGTACCTGAACATCCTGGAGACCATCCCGCCGGAAAACCAGTACCTGGAGGACAGCGACCCGAACAAGTTCATCGCTAAAATGGGTGCGGAGTGCCTCATTGACCTGCTCTCCCGCATCAACCTCAAGGAACTGTCCTACGAACTCCGCGACAAGGCGAATACCGAGACTTCCAAGCAACGGAAGACCGAGGCCCTGAAACGGCTGCAGGTGGTGGAAGCCCTGCGCGAGTCCCAGGACAACCGCGACAACAACCCGGAGTGGATGATCATGAAGGTCATCCCGGTGATCCCGCCGGAACTCCGGCCGCTGGTACCGCTGGACGGGGGCCGTTTTGCCACCTCCGACCTGAACGACCTGTACCGCCGCGTGATCATCCGGAACAACCGGCTGAAACGCCTCATGGAGATCAAGGCGCCGGAGGTGATCCTCCGGAACGAAAAGCGGATGCTCCAGGAAGCTGTGGATTCCCTCTTCGACAACACGCGGAAGGCTTCCGCGGTGAAGACCGAATCGAACCGGCCGCTGAAATCCCTTTCGGATTCCCTCAAAGGAAAACAGGGGCGTTTCCGCCAGAACCTCCTCGGAAAGCGGGTAGATTATTCCGCCCGTTCCGTAATTGTGGTAGGACCGGAGATGAAGCTGTACGAGTGCGGTCTGCCCAAGGACATGGCTGCAGAGCTGTACAAGCCGTTTGTGATCCGCAAGCTGATTGAGCGCGGCATCGTCAAGACGGTGAAGTCGGCCAAGAAAATTATCGACAAGAAGGAGCCTGTAGTCTGGGATATCCTCGAGAACGTGCTGAAAGGGCACCCCGTGTTGCTGAACCGGGCCCCCACGCTCCACCGCCTAGGGATCCAGGCTTTCCAGCCGCGCCTGATCGAAGGAAAGGCGATCCGCCTCCACCCCCTGGTATGTACCGCCTTTAACGCGGATTTCGACGGGGACCAGATGGCGGTGCACCTGCCCCTGGGGCCGGAAGCCATCCTGGAAGCCCAGTTGCTGATGCTCGCATCGCACAACATTCTCAACCCGGCCAATGGCTCGCCCATTACGGTACCCTCCCAGGACATGGTCCTCGGACTGTACTATATGACCAAGGAGCGGAAGTCTACCAAGGAAGTCCCTGTCATAGGGGAAGGCCTGACGTTCTACAGCGCGGAAGAGGTGGAGATAGCCTACAATGAAAAGCGGGTGAACCTGAACGCGTCCATCAAGGTGCGCGTCAAGGACCTGAACGAAGCGGGCGAACTCGAAAGCAAGATCATCGAGACCACAGTGGGACGGGTATTGTTCAATTCCGTGGTTCCCGAGAAAGCGGGCTTTATCAACGAGGTTCTCAACAAAAAATCCCTCCGGGATATTATCGGGCGCATCCTCTCCGTGACGGATGTACCCACCACGGCCGAGTTCCTCGACCGCATCAAGACCATGGGGTACGATTTCGCCTTCCGGGGCGGACTCTCCTTCAGCCTCGGGGATATTATCATCCCTAAGGAAAAGCACGAGATGATTGCGGACGCCAATGAGCAGGTGGACGGCATCATGATGAACTACAACATGGGGCTGATCACGAACAACGAACGGTACAACCAGGTGATCGACGTCTGGACCTCTACGAACGCCATGCTCACAGAACTGGCCATGAAGCGGATACGGGAAGACCAACAGGGCTTCAACTCCGTGTACATGATGCTGGATTCCGGTGCCCGGGGTTCCAAGGAGCAGATCCGCCAGCTTACCGGTATGCGGGGGCTGATGGCCAAGCCGAAGAAGTCCACGGCCGGCGGGGGCGAGATTATCGAAAACCCGATCCTGTCGAACTTTAAGGAAGGCCTTTCGATCCTGGAATACTTTATCTCCACGCACGGGGCGCGGAAAGGATTGGCGGATACGGCCCTGAAGACGGCGGATGCCGGATACCTGACCCGTCGTCTTGTCGACGTTTCCCAGGACGTGATCATCAACATCGAGGATTGCGGTACGCTACGCGGAATCGAAGTGGAAGCGCTGCGGAAGAACGAAGAGATTGTGGAAACCCTCGGGGAGCGAATCCTCGGACGGGTATCCCTCCACGACGTCTTCGATCCGCTTACCGAAGAAAAACTGCTGGAAGCCGGACAGGAAATCCTGGAGGCCGACCTGCAGAAGATTGCGAATTCCCCCATCGAGCGCATCGAGGTGCGGTCGCCGCTTACATGTGAGGCAGAGAAGGGGATTTGCGCCAAATGCTACGGGCGGAACCTGGCGACCAACAAGATGGTCCAGCGAGGCGAAGCCGTCGGTGTGGTGGCTGCCCAGTCCATCGGGGAGCCGGGTACCCAGCTGACCCTGCGGACCTTCCACGTGGGAGGTATTGCCGGGAACATCTCCGAGGATAATAAACTCGAAGCGAAGTACGACGGTGTAGCCGAGATTGAAGACCTGCGCACAGTAACGGGGCAGGACTCCGAAGGGAACAAGGCGGAAATCGTCATCTCCCGGACCTCGGAGATCAAGATCGTCGACGCCAAGACAGGCATTACGCTGAGCACGAACAACATTCCCTACGGATCCACGCTGCACATCAAGGACGGCGCCAAGGTGAAGAAGGGCGATATCATCTGCCAGTGGGATCCCTATAACGGGGTAATCGTTTCCGAATTCCCCGGGGAAATCGACTATGAGAATATCGACCAGGGGGTTACCTATCAGGTGGAAATCGACGAACAGACCGGTTTCCAGGAAAAGGTAATTTCCGAGTCCCGGAACAAGAAACTGATCCCGACCCTGCATATCAAGGATAAAAAAGGCGAGGTACTGCGTTCCTACAACCTGCCGGTTGGTTCCCACCTGATGGTGGACAACGGGGAGAAGATTAAGGAGGGCAAAATCCTGGTCAAGATTCCGAGGAAATCCGCCAAAGCGGGGGATATCACCGGGGGTCTGCCGCGGGTTACCGAGCTCTTCGAAGCCCGGAACCCCTCCAACCCGGCTGTGGTTTCCGAGATCGACGGGGTGGTTTCCTTTGGCAAGATCAAGCGGGGGAACCGGGAGATCATCATCGAGTCCAAACTGGGCGAGGTGAAGAAATACCTGGTGAAACTCAGCAACCAGATCCTCGTACAGGAGAACGACTACGTCCGCGCCGGTATGCCGCTGTCGGACGGGTCCATTACCCCGGAAGACATCCTGGCCATTAAAGGCCCGTCTGCCGTACAGCAGTACCTGGTCAATGAAGTGCAGGAAGTGTACCGCCTCCAGGGAGTGAAGATCAACGATAAACACTTTGAAGTGGTGGTTCGCCAGATGATGCGTAAAGTCCAGATCCAGGATCCGGGCGACACCATCTTCCTGGAGAACCAGCTGGTTCACAAGGACGACTTTATCCGGGAGAACGACAACATCTTCGGGATGAAGGTCGTAACCGATGCCGGGGAATCCGAGAATCTGAAGCGCGGCCAGATTGTTTCCGTCCGCGAGCTGCGGGATGAGAATTCCATCCTCAAGCGCGCCGACAAGACGCTGGTCGAAGGACGCGATGCCGTTGCGGCAACCGCTACCCCGATCCTTCAGGGAATTACCCGGGCATCCCTCCAGACCAAATCGTTTATCTCTGCGGCTTCCTTCCAGGAAACCACCAAGGTGTTGAACGAAGCGGCCGTAAGCGGTAAGATCGACGATCTGGAAGGCCTCAAGGAAAATGTGATCGTGGGTCACAAGATCCCGGCCGGAACCGGTATGCGCGACTATGACAGCATCATCGTGGGCTCCAAGGAGGAGTACGACGAGATCATGGCCCGCAAGGAGGAATTGAAATTCTGA
- the rpoB gene encoding DNA-directed RNA polymerase subunit beta, whose protein sequence is MFTKQTERISFASAKNIPEYPDFLDIQIQSFQDFFQLETKSDQRANEGLYNTFMENFPITDTRNQFVLEFLDYFIDPPRYSIQECIERGLTYSVPLKARLKLYCTDPEHEDFETIVQDVYLGTIPYMTPSGTFVINGAERVVVSQLHRSPGVFFGQSFHANGTKLYSARVIPFKGSWIEFATDINSVMYAYIDRKKKLPVTTLFRAIGFERDKDILEIFDLSEEVKVSKTGLKKVLGRKLAARVLNTWHEDFVDEDTGEVVSIERNEIVLDRDTVLEKEHIDQIIETDVKTILLHKENNAQSDYAIIHNTLQKDPTNSEKEAVEHIYRQLRNAEPPDEETARGIIDKLFFSDQRYNLGEVGRYRMNKKLGLDIGMDKQVLTKEDIITIIKYLIELINSKAEIDDIDHLSNRRVRTVGEQLSAQFGVGLARMARTIRERMNVRDNEVFTPIDLINAKTLSSVINSFFGTNQLSQFMDQTNPLAEITHKRRLSALGPGGLSRERAGFEVRDVHYTHYGRLCPIETPEGPNIGLISSLSVFAKVNSMGFLETPYRKVEEGKVDTANYTFLSAEEEEGKKIAQANIPLKKDGAIDAEKVIARLEADYPVVDPKEINYTDVAPNQIASISASLIPFLEHDDANRALMGSNMMRQAVPLLKPESPIVGTGLERQVATDSRVLINAEGDGVVESVDSKRITIKYGRTDEERLVSFDEDSKTYELVKFRKTNQGTSINLKPIVRKGEKVKKGQVLCEGYATESGELALGQNLKVAFMPWKGYNFEDAIVISEKVVREDIFTSIHIDEYALEVRDTKLGAEELTNDIPNVSEEATKDLDEYGMIRIGAEVKPGDILIGKITPKGESDPTPEEKLLRAIFGDKAGDVKDASLKAPPSLNGVVIDKKLFSRSIKDKRKRSEDKEAIAKLELEYETKFEQLKDVLVEKLFQLVNGKTSQGVMNDLGEEVLPKGKKYTLKMLNAVDDFAHLVGGSWTTDSKTNDLVADLLHNYKIKLNDLQGNLRRDKFTISVGDELPAGIMKLAKVYIAKKRKLKVGDKMAGRHGNKGIVARIVRQEDMPFLEDGTPVDIVLNPLGVPSRMNIGQIYETVLGWAGQKLGKKFATPIFDGATLDEINELTDKGEIPRFGHTYLYDGGTGERFHQPATVGVIYMLKLGHMVDDKMHARSIGPYSLITQQPLGGKAQFGGQRFGEMEVWALEAYGASATLREILTVKSDDVIGRAKTYESIVKGESMPEPGLPESFNVLMHELKGLGLDIRLEE, encoded by the coding sequence ATGTTCACAAAACAGACTGAAAGAATAAGCTTTGCCTCGGCTAAGAACATACCGGAATACCCGGATTTCTTGGACATTCAGATTCAATCGTTTCAGGATTTTTTCCAGCTTGAGACGAAATCTGACCAGCGGGCCAATGAAGGTTTGTACAACACCTTCATGGAAAATTTCCCCATCACAGACACCCGGAACCAGTTTGTCCTGGAATTCCTGGATTACTTCATCGACCCGCCCCGTTACTCCATCCAGGAGTGTATCGAACGCGGGCTTACCTACAGCGTGCCGCTCAAGGCGCGGTTGAAATTGTATTGCACGGATCCGGAGCACGAGGATTTCGAAACCATCGTCCAGGACGTATACCTGGGCACCATCCCGTACATGACCCCAAGCGGGACGTTTGTCATCAACGGGGCGGAACGCGTGGTGGTTTCCCAGCTGCACCGTTCGCCCGGCGTCTTTTTCGGGCAGTCGTTCCACGCAAACGGCACCAAGCTTTACTCGGCCCGGGTCATCCCCTTCAAGGGATCCTGGATCGAATTCGCCACCGATATCAACAGCGTCATGTACGCGTATATCGACCGGAAGAAAAAATTACCCGTAACCACCCTGTTCCGGGCCATCGGCTTTGAACGCGATAAGGACATCCTGGAGATCTTTGACCTTTCGGAAGAAGTGAAGGTGTCCAAGACCGGCCTCAAAAAGGTCCTGGGTCGCAAGCTCGCCGCCCGGGTGTTGAACACCTGGCACGAGGATTTCGTGGACGAGGATACCGGGGAGGTGGTTTCCATCGAACGGAACGAGATTGTACTGGACCGGGATACCGTCCTGGAGAAAGAGCATATCGACCAGATCATCGAAACGGACGTAAAAACCATCCTGCTGCACAAGGAGAACAACGCCCAGAGCGACTACGCGATCATCCACAACACGCTGCAGAAGGACCCGACGAACTCAGAAAAGGAAGCGGTGGAGCACATCTACCGCCAGCTACGGAATGCCGAGCCGCCGGATGAGGAAACCGCCCGCGGCATCATCGACAAGCTCTTCTTCTCCGACCAGCGCTACAACCTGGGAGAGGTAGGGCGTTACCGGATGAACAAAAAGCTCGGGCTGGATATCGGCATGGACAAACAGGTGCTGACCAAGGAGGATATCATCACCATCATTAAGTACCTGATCGAACTGATCAACTCCAAGGCCGAGATCGACGATATCGACCACCTTTCCAACCGGAGGGTGCGTACGGTAGGGGAGCAGCTTTCCGCCCAGTTCGGCGTGGGGCTGGCCCGTATGGCCCGTACCATCCGCGAGCGGATGAACGTGCGCGACAACGAGGTGTTTACCCCCATTGACCTGATCAATGCCAAGACGCTGTCTTCGGTGATCAACTCGTTTTTCGGTACGAACCAGCTGTCCCAGTTTATGGACCAGACCAACCCGCTGGCGGAAATCACGCACAAACGGCGGCTGTCGGCCCTCGGGCCGGGAGGTCTCTCGCGGGAGCGCGCAGGTTTTGAGGTTCGTGACGTACACTACACGCACTACGGAAGGCTCTGCCCGATCGAAACCCCTGAAGGGCCGAACATCGGACTGATCTCCTCCCTGTCTGTATTCGCCAAGGTGAACAGCATGGGCTTCCTGGAGACCCCTTACCGCAAGGTGGAGGAAGGCAAGGTCGATACGGCCAACTATACCTTCCTGAGCGCCGAAGAGGAAGAGGGCAAGAAAATTGCACAGGCCAACATCCCGCTCAAAAAGGATGGGGCCATCGATGCGGAAAAAGTAATTGCGCGCCTGGAGGCCGACTACCCGGTGGTGGATCCCAAGGAGATCAACTACACGGACGTAGCGCCCAACCAGATTGCCTCCATCTCCGCTTCCCTGATCCCGTTCCTGGAGCACGACGATGCGAACCGGGCGCTGATGGGGTCGAACATGATGCGGCAGGCCGTACCCCTGCTCAAGCCGGAATCCCCGATTGTCGGGACCGGGCTGGAGCGCCAGGTGGCCACGGACTCCCGCGTTCTGATCAACGCCGAAGGCGACGGGGTGGTGGAAAGCGTGGATTCCAAGCGGATCACCATCAAATACGGGCGTACCGACGAGGAACGCCTGGTGAGCTTCGATGAGGACTCCAAGACCTACGAACTCGTCAAGTTCCGCAAGACCAACCAGGGTACTAGTATCAACCTGAAGCCGATTGTCCGGAAGGGCGAGAAGGTGAAGAAGGGACAGGTGCTCTGTGAAGGGTACGCCACCGAAAGCGGCGAGCTGGCCCTGGGCCAGAACCTGAAAGTGGCCTTTATGCCCTGGAAGGGTTACAATTTTGAGGATGCGATCGTCATATCGGAAAAAGTGGTGCGCGAGGATATTTTCACCTCCATCCACATCGACGAATACGCCCTGGAAGTACGGGACACCAAACTGGGGGCCGAGGAGCTCACCAACGACATCCCGAACGTCTCCGAAGAGGCTACCAAGGACCTGGATGAGTACGGGATGATCCGTATCGGGGCCGAGGTGAAGCCCGGGGATATCCTGATCGGGAAGATCACCCCGAAAGGGGAGTCCGACCCGACGCCGGAGGAGAAACTGCTGCGCGCCATATTCGGCGACAAGGCCGGGGATGTTAAAGACGCTTCCCTGAAGGCGCCGCCCTCCCTGAACGGGGTGGTCATCGACAAGAAGCTCTTCTCCCGCTCCATCAAGGACAAGCGCAAGCGGTCCGAGGACAAGGAGGCGATTGCCAAGCTGGAGCTCGAGTACGAGACCAAGTTTGAGCAGCTCAAGGACGTGCTGGTGGAGAAACTCTTCCAGCTGGTGAACGGGAAAACCTCCCAGGGCGTGATGAACGACCTGGGCGAAGAGGTCCTGCCGAAGGGCAAGAAGTACACGCTGAAGATGCTGAACGCGGTGGACGATTTTGCCCACCTGGTTGGCGGCAGCTGGACAACGGACTCCAAGACCAACGACCTGGTTGCAGACCTGTTGCACAACTACAAGATCAAGCTGAACGACCTGCAGGGGAACCTGCGTCGGGATAAGTTTACCATCTCGGTTGGGGATGAACTGCCAGCCGGCATCATGAAACTGGCCAAGGTGTACATCGCCAAGAAGCGGAAGCTGAAGGTGGGTGACAAGATGGCCGGACGCCACGGAAACAAGGGAATCGTTGCCCGGATCGTGCGCCAGGAGGATATGCCGTTCCTCGAGGACGGGACTCCGGTGGACATCGTGCTGAACCCGCTGGGGGTACCCTCGCGGATGAACATCGGGCAGATCTATGAAACGGTACTCGGATGGGCCGGACAGAAACTCGGCAAGAAATTCGCCACGCCGATCTTTGACGGGGCCACCCTGGACGAGATCAACGAGCTCACCGACAAGGGCGAGATCCCGCGCTTCGGACATACCTACCTGTACGACGGGGGTACCGGGGAGCGCTTCCACCAACCGGCAACGGTGGGTGTGATCTACATGCTGAAACTCGGCCACATGGTGGACGACAAGATGCACGCCCGTTCCATTGGGCCGTACTCCCTCATCACCCAGCAGCCGTTGGGCGGTAAGGCGCAGTTCGGTGGCCAGCGTTTCGGGGAAATGGAGGTCTGGGCCCTGGAGGCCTACGGCGCCTCTGCCACCCTGCGCGAGATACTGACGGTGAAGTCCGACGACGTAATCGGCCGGGCGAAGACTTACGAATCCATCGTGAAAGGGGAAAGCATGCCGGAACCCGGCCTGCCGGAATCCTTTAACGTACTGATGCACGAACTCAAGGGATTGGGTCTGGACATCCGCCTGGAGGAGTAA
- the rplL gene encoding 50S ribosomal protein L7/L12 encodes MADLKEFAEQLVNLTVKEVNELADILKEEYGIEPAAAAVAVAGGAAAGGDAGEAAEEQTEFDVILKAAGGSKLAVVKLVKELTGLGLKDAKDIVDSAPKAVKEAVSKDEAEGIKKSLEEAGAEVELK; translated from the coding sequence ATGGCAGATTTAAAAGAATTCGCAGAACAGTTGGTCAACCTTACCGTTAAGGAGGTAAATGAATTGGCCGATATCCTGAAAGAGGAATACGGAATCGAGCCCGCCGCTGCTGCGGTTGCGGTTGCCGGAGGTGCTGCTGCTGGTGGAGACGCCGGTGAAGCTGCTGAAGAGCAAACCGAATTCGACGTAATCCTGAAGGCCGCCGGTGGTTCCAAACTGGCAGTTGTTAAATTGGTAAAAGAACTGACCGGACTCGGTCTGAAAGATGCAAAAGACATCGTTGACAGCGCACCCAAAGCTGTTAAGGAAGCCGTATCCAAAGACGAAGCCGAAGGTATCAAAAAATCACTGGAAGAAGCAGGAGCAGAAGTTGAGCTTAAATAA
- the rplJ gene encoding 50S ribosomal protein L10 yields MTREEKATVIEDLKAQLGESGIIYLADISGLDAGTTSDLRRACFKANIKLAVVKNTLLAKAMEASEKEFGDLPEVLKGNTSLMLSETGNAPAKLIKNFRKKSDRPLLKGAFIEEAIYIGDDKLDALVSIKSKEEVIGDIIGLLQSPAKNVISGLKSGGGKLAGILKTLSEKE; encoded by the coding sequence ATGACCAGAGAAGAAAAAGCAACTGTAATTGAGGACCTGAAAGCCCAGCTGGGCGAGAGCGGTATCATCTACCTGGCCGATATTTCCGGCCTGGATGCCGGTACCACCTCGGACCTCCGTCGCGCTTGCTTTAAAGCAAATATCAAGCTGGCGGTAGTGAAGAATACACTGCTCGCCAAGGCTATGGAGGCCTCTGAAAAGGAGTTCGGGGATTTGCCCGAAGTCCTGAAGGGGAACACTTCGCTGATGCTTTCCGAGACCGGAAACGCCCCGGCCAAGCTGATCAAGAACTTCCGCAAGAAGTCCGACCGGCCGCTGCTCAAAGGCGCTTTCATCGAGGAGGCAATCTATATCGGCGATGACAAATTGGACGCGCTGGTAAGCATCAAGTCCAAGGAAGAGGTAATTGGAGATATCATCGGCCTGCTGCAGTCACCGGCCAAGAACGTGATTTCAGGTCTGAAGTCCGGCGGCGGCAAACTGGCGGGAATCCTGAAGACCCTTTCCGAAAAAGAGTAA
- the rplA gene encoding 50S ribosomal protein L1, which produces MAKLTKKQKEARAKIERDKLYSIQEASELIKEITNVKFDATVDLAVRLGVDPRKANQMVRGVVTLPHGTGKDVKVLALVTPDKEAEAKEAGADFVGLDEYLEKIKGGWTDVDVIITMPSVMGKLGPLGRILGPRGLMPNPKTGTVTMDVAKAVSEVKAGKIDFKVDKTGIVHAAIGKVSFSADKIAGNAKELIETLVKMKPAAAKGVYMKSIYMSSTMSPSVQLDPKVVQI; this is translated from the coding sequence ATGGCGAAATTAACAAAGAAGCAAAAAGAGGCTCGGGCCAAGATCGAACGCGACAAGCTCTACTCTATTCAGGAAGCCTCCGAGCTTATCAAGGAAATCACCAACGTAAAATTTGACGCCACGGTAGACCTGGCGGTCCGCCTCGGGGTGGATCCGCGGAAGGCCAACCAGATGGTCCGCGGGGTTGTAACCCTCCCCCACGGGACCGGGAAGGACGTCAAGGTGCTCGCACTGGTGACCCCGGATAAGGAAGCGGAAGCAAAAGAAGCAGGAGCAGACTTCGTAGGTCTGGATGAATACCTCGAAAAGATCAAAGGCGGCTGGACGGACGTGGATGTCATCATCACCATGCCCAGCGTCATGGGGAAACTCGGACCGCTCGGGCGGATCCTGGGGCCCCGTGGCCTGATGCCGAACCCGAAGACGGGTACGGTAACCATGGATGTCGCCAAGGCGGTTTCCGAGGTCAAGGCCGGTAAGATCGATTTCAAGGTGGATAAAACGGGGATCGTCCATGCCGCAATCGGCAAGGTATCCTTTTCAGCCGACAAGATCGCTGGCAATGCCAAGGAACTCATCGAGACCCTGGTCAAGATGAAACCCGCGGCTGCCAAAGGGGTGTACATGAAGAGTATCTACATGTCCAGCACCATGAGTCCGAGTGTTCAACTGGATCCGAAAGTGGTCCAAATCTAA
- the rplK gene encoding 50S ribosomal protein L11 — protein sequence MAKEVSKVVKLQVRGGAANPSPPVGPALGAAGVNIMEFCKQFNARTQDKQGKVLPVVITVYGDKSFDFVVKTPPAAVQLMEAAKVKKGSGEPNRVKAGSVNWDQIRAIAEDKMADLNAFTTESAMMMVAGTARSMGLKVAGKRPF from the coding sequence ATGGCAAAAGAAGTAAGTAAAGTAGTTAAACTACAAGTAAGGGGAGGTGCTGCGAATCCGTCGCCACCGGTTGGACCCGCTTTAGGTGCTGCCGGCGTTAACATCATGGAGTTCTGCAAGCAGTTCAATGCGCGTACGCAGGACAAACAGGGCAAGGTTTTGCCTGTTGTTATCACCGTATACGGCGACAAGTCCTTTGACTTTGTCGTCAAGACACCGCCAGCGGCAGTTCAGCTAATGGAAGCGGCAAAGGTTAAAAAGGGATCCGGCGAACCGAACCGCGTGAAAGCGGGGAGTGTGAACTGGGATCAGATTCGCGCCATCGCAGAAGACAAGATGGCAGACCTGAATGCCTTCACCACCGAGTCAGCCATGATGATGGTTGCCGGTACGGCCCGTTCCATGGGCCTGAAGGTGGCAGGCAAACGCCCCTTTTAA